The region CGCTCGCGGCCCAGTTCGCCGGTGACAGCCTGAATGCGGTTGCCGCGGTGGCCGATGCACGCGCCGATGGGGTCGACGTTGCTGTTGTGTGAGAACACCGCGACCTTGCTGCGCTGCCCGGCCTCACGCGAAATGGCCTTGACTTCCACGATGCCGTTAGCAACTTCCGGGATCTCCTGCTTGAGCAGGTAGTCCAGAAGCCGCTCGTCGGCGCGGCTGGCCAGGATCGTCGGCCCCTTGGGCGTCTTGCGGACTTCCTTGAGGTAGATCTTGACCCGGTTGCCTGGCGTGAGCTTCTCGCCGGGGATCTGCTCGCGCGGCGGCAGAATAGCTTCGCCGGCGCCCAGTTCCACGAACCAGTTGCCCTTGTTGTCGCTGCGCACGACCTGCGCAGTCAGCACCTGGCCCTCGCGGTCCTTGTACTCGTTGAACACCACGTTGCGCTCGGTTTCGCGCATCTTCTGGGTCAGGGTCTGTTTGGCGGCCTGCAGCGCGATGCGCGAGAACTTCTCGCGGTCCACCGGGAACTCCATTTCCATGCCGATCTCGACGCCAGGGTCAAGTTCGAGCGCGTCGGCCAGTGAAATCTGCAGATGCTCGTCCTCGACCTTCTCGACGACCTCACGTACGACCAGCACTTCCAGCTCGCCGCTCTGCGGATCAAGGTGCACTTCGATGCGCTTGTCAGGCTCCACGTTGCGGGTATAGGCCTGAGCCAGAGACTGTTCGAAGGCCTCGATCAGCTGCAGCTCGTTGATGTTGCGGGCCTGCGCGACTTCACGCAGCGCATCCGCGAAATTGATCTCGGGTTGGGTCATCTCACTCTTCCTTTGTGGAGCTTGTGGAGTCAGGTACTCAGCGGTGCCGGTCCGGGAATTCGGCCAGGTTGGCCTGCACAGCGCTGGCAGAGACCGTGACGTCCTGCCCGCTGACATCGAAAGTCACCTGGTCGCCACTGACCGCCTTGATAGGCGCGGTGAAGGCGTGGCCCTCTCCACGGACGCGGGCCTTGAGCCCAAGCATGCGCTCAAAGTGCCGGGCGCGCGTCAGAGGACGCTTGGACCCAGGCGACTCGAATTCCAGGCGGTATTCACCGGCCACTGGGTCCAGCCGGTCAAACTCGGCCTCGGCCGCGCGGCTGGCTTTGGTCAGGTCCTCCATGGTGACGGGCTGTTCGTCAAGCCGGTCGACCCGGACCAGCACGATTTTCTCGCCGCCCTGTGACTGCACCTGAACTTCCAGCACCTCGAAGCCCAGGGGCTCCACGGCCGCATGGGCGATCTGTTGCAGGGTTGAATTGTCGGTTGTGTTGTTATTCATATTGTTTCGGCCCCGGTGTTGCTGGCCTGTTAACCACCCCCTCCACAAAAAAAGGTGGGACACCTGCCCACCCTCTTCCAGAGGAATTCCGGACTTCAGTATACCCGAATGCACCAAGTCAGACGGTAAACGCCTTACAAAGCGCCTGCGCACAGCTCCGGAGACACCGTGCAGGACGTCATACAGGTCACACCTGCCACGTCACTTTTGAACGTCGATGACGATCTGGCCGTCCTGAAGCCGGGCAATTTCTGCAGCAGGCGGCCCTTCGGAGCGCCGCATATTGCTCAGGCTGCTGCCTTCCGGGGCGCGGGCCACAGCGTCACCAATGCGGATCTGCGTGCTGGCAATCGGCCGGGCCCACACGATGGCTTCGGCGTGGCCCCCCTGACCGGCATGGGCCACGCCCCGCAATGCCCCCACCACGATCACGTCGCCACTGGCCACGATCTCGGCGCCGGGATTGACGTCTCCCAGCACAATTACGCTGCCCGGGTATTCGCCACGGAAGCCTGCCCGTACTGTGTGCGGCACGATCTGTGTACGCGAATTGACCACCAGTGTGCCGGGAGCAGCCTCGCTGGACGGGCCCGGCACGGTGACACGCGGCGCCCGGATGCGGCCAGGGGTGCCGCCTGCAGCCCGGATAGCCTGAAGGGCAGCTTCCACAGCGCCGGGATCGGCGTCGCCCTGGATTTCCAGAGTGACGTGCGATACCAGCAGATCGGTACGAACAGCCAGCAGCTCGCCCACGCTATGGGCAGTATCACCCGGTTCGAGGAGAAGGTTCAGGCCACCGAGTGTGCCGCGCAACTTCATAAACCTCACTCTAGCGTTACCCAACGGCCATCAGGCCATGCCATAGAGGCGTGAAGAAATGATGCGTAAACAGTGGCCTGGGTCATGGTGTAAACTGCCAGTCATGCCTTTTGAGGAGATTACCCTTGGTGCAGCTTGATTCCGGTGCGGTCGCAGAGGGCCGTATCACGCGCGTAACAGACTTTGGCGCGTTTATTCAGTTCGAGAACGGCGAGACGGGCCTGGTCCACATGTCGCAGATTGCTCATTCGTTCGTGCGGAACATCCACGACCATGTGCGCGAGGGCGACACTGTGGAAGTCAAGGTGCTCGGCCGTGACGAACGGGGCCGTCTCGACCTGTCGATCAAGGAACTCCTTGAAGAACCCGAGGAAATTCCGCGCCCCCGCGCGATTGGGCGGCAGAGCCCACAGTTCGAGGCCAAGCTGCGCTCCTTTATGCGCGACGCCAAAGAACGCACCACTGGTGGCGGTGGCAAGAAGCCGGCCACCAAGCGTAAGAAGTAAACTTCCCGCGCATTCATGGCATCCGGAGCAAAGGCCCGGGTGCCTTTCTGTTGCCGGTAGGGAGAGGGTCAAGACACGGAAGCGGTGTTTTAACCGTCACGTAACCCGCAGGCGCCACACTGCGCAGCATGAAACGTCCCCTGCCACTGCTGCTGCTCACTGGTGCCCTCGCCCTGGGGTCCTTTGTTGGATATCAGGCCAACGAACGTCAGAACAGTCCTGCCGAGACAGCGTCGGTGACTTCCAGCACCCCGGTGGAGGAAGAGTCAATTCAGGGCCAGATGGTGCCAGCCACCAACCGGCCGGCTGCCTTCAATCAGGCGCGGGCCCGCACCGAATCCGAAGCCAACACCGTGCAGGTCGTCAAGGACCGCCAGGACGGTCTGGTGTACATCAGTGTCACGGAAAGCAGCAGTGGCAGCGAGCAGGCTCAGCTCCGCCAGCGCCTGCAGGAACAGTTCGGCCTGCCTGAACTTCCTGGGGGCAACGGGGCACGCAGCGGAACCGGCAGCGGATTTTTCGTCAGTGCTGCCGGTGACATCATTACCAACAACCATGTGATCGAGGGGGCCAGCGAGATCACCATCCGGCTGCATGGCAACAAGAAAACCTACAAGGCAAAGGTCATTGCCCGTGCCCCGGACTTTGATCTGGCCCTGATCCGTGCCGAGGGGGTGCCCCGGGAGGACATTCAGGCGCTGCCGCTGGGGGACAGCTCCCGGCTGGACGTCGGCCTCAAAGCCATTGCCATGGGCGCGCCATTCGGGCTTGATTTCAGTGTTTCCGAAGGCATTATCAGCAGCCTGGAGCGCACGGTGCCAGTCGGAACCAAGCAGGTGAACCAGCAGGTGATCCAGACGGACGCGGCCATCAACCCAGGCAACAGTGGCGGGCCACTTCTAAACAGCGCCGGAGAGGTGATCGGGGTGAACACCCAGATTCTGACGGGCGGCATTGGACAGAGCGCCGGCGTCGGGTTTGCTATTCCTATCAATACTGTAAAGAAGCTGCTCCCCCAGCTTCAGGCCGGGAAGGGAGGTGTCATCCGAACTCCGACCCTGGGAATCCAGTTCACCGACCTGAGTGCCCTGAGCGACGAGGAACGCAAGGCTTACAATCTGCCGGCCAGCGGCGCGCTGCTTCAGCAGGTGTACCCCAACAGTCCTGCAGCACGTGCGGGACTCAAAGGCGGGAGCGAGGCGGCGACCGTTTCTGATACAGGAGGCGGAAGTGCACAGATTGCCACCGACGGCGACATCATCACGGCGGTGGACGGCCAGGCCATCACCGAGGGTGACGACCTGCGGCGCGCGGTGATCGGCAAACAGATCGGAGACCGCCTGACACTGACGGTGAGGCGGGGAAGCAAAACACGCGAGGTGACCGTCCAGCTCCAGGCGTTCGACTTCCCGCAGGCAAGCGGACAGGAGTAAAGAGGGCCTTTCTGGAGAACGCCCCCAGCCATGGGGGCGTTCAGGTGTTCAGTGCCGATTGGAAACCAAGGATGAGGGCCCAGACCAGGGTGGAATACCGAACCAGACTCCAGGTGCACCTTCAGGCTGGAGCTCCCATGGTTTCCGCAAACAATGGGCCCAGATCGGTCATACGGCCAGTCGGTTCAGGTGCAGTCAGTGTGTAACTACCAAAAACCTGTAGAAATTCGGCATGTGACAGGGCGCGGGTCTGGCCTGTGGGGCCGGTCGCCTGCACCTGATCACCCCGTGCGGTCAGGTGATAGACGCCCAGCTCACGCACAGTGGCCTTGCGCCCGCGCCCCGAGCACAGCAGCGCGGTCACGCGGTACTCGCGGCCACCACGGGTCAGCAGGAACGAAAGAAGTTCAGTGGGCGCCAGCATCCGGCGCGGAGCATAGCAGGGAAGACCGGACCGGTGCGTCACGCGGTACTCGTCCTTTGCAACCCGGCGCGGATATCCCGCGCGTCAGGACACCACCGTTCCGGCGCCTTCCAGTGCGGCTGTAACGGGCTGTCCAGCGCGGGCGTCTCCGAAAATGACCCGTTTGACGCCGCCCTGCACAGCCTCAGCAGCGCCCAGCACCTTTTTCTTCATTCGGTCCTGCGCAAATTCCAGGTAGTCCTCGACATTGCTGGCTGGAATCTCGCGGATCAGGCTGCTTTCGTCGGGATAGGCGCGCAGCAGGCCAGGCACGTTGGACAGCAGCAGCAGGGCGTCTGCCTTCAGGGCCACGGCCAGAGCCGCCGCCGCGCGGTCCCCGTCGACATTGATGGCCACCCCCTCATAGCTGGCTGCGGGCGGGGTCAGCACCGGCAGGTAGCCGGCGCCCAGCAGGAGCTCGATGAGTTCTGTGTTGACCTTCTCCACGGTCCCGGTGTGGTCCCCCCGCAGCACCTTGACCTTGCCGTTTTCCACTGCCCGTACGCTGTCCTTGTGACGGCCTTCGAATATGCGGCCGTCGAGCCCTGAAAGGCCCACTGCGTTGACCCCGAGCCTCTGCAAACGCTCGACGATGCCCTTGTTCATCTTGCCGCAGTACACCATCTCGAAGATTTCCAGGGTCTCGCGGTCGGTAAAGCGGGAGGTGTAGCCGCTGGGACTGGTCACGAAACGGGGGGGATGTCCCAGTGCTTCGGCAATGCGGTTTGTTTCGCCGCTGCCGCCATGCACGAGCACCAGCCGTTCGCCCGCCTTCCAGCGGGCCGCGAGGTCGGCACAGACAGCGTCGTAATCAATCCCGGCACTTCCGCCGACTTTCACGATGATCATAGTGCGAACCTTAGCATATGACAATAAATAATGTCAAAGGATTTTCAAATGTAAAATCTTTGCAGCAGATGTAGCGTTCCAACCACAGCACATGCCGTCACCCATCCCAGAGCAATCGGCCGGTAGATTCGCTGATACGACGCTTTCCGAGTCTTGTGACGAAGCAGGAGCTGCGCAGCCAGAGATCCCGCCCAGCCTCCCCAGGCTTCCAGGCGATGCAGGTTTTTTTCAGGCGTGCGCCGCCTCAACTGCGTCGCCAGACGCTTGTCATGCCCCATGGCGATAAAGGCAACCATGCCCCAGATGATCTGCCAGGCCACAAAGAGGCGTACCGCGATCTCCAGAACCTCAGTGGTGTCGAGCCTGCCTATCACTGCATGGTGCGCGGCAGCTGGTCGGTCGGCAGGATCTTGCGAGGCTCCCGGAATTCTATGTTCTCCCACTCGCCTTCCTCGGTGACCTGCAAGAGAGGATTGAGCGAACGGAAATGCTCGACCACAGCCTGAACCAGATCATCCGGGGTACTTGCCGCACTCGTGATGCCTACCGAGCGCACCCCACTCAAGTCCAGCATCTGCAGGTCCGCCACAGTCTCGAGCCGCTCGGCCCGGCCGCAAAGGCTGCGGGCCAGTTCCAGCAGACGCATGCCGTTGCTGCTGTGGGTACTGGTCAGGACCAGGAACATATCCACCACCGGTGCGATGGCCTTGACGGCGTCCTGACGGTTCTTGGTGGCGTAGCACAGGTCCTCGCTGGGAGGCACGACCAGCGCCGGAAAGCGGCTCCGGAGCACATCCACTGTGCGGCGTGTGTCGTCCACACTGAGCGTCGTCTGCGTGAGCACCACGACTCTTGAGGGATCAGGCACCTCCACCGTATGCGGATCGTTGAGCCCCGAGTCTTCGTTGTGCGCCTGTCCCAGAACGCCCACCAGGATGGTATGGTCCGGCGCCTCTCCGCGGGTACCGATGACTTCCTGGTGCCGGGCACTGTCGCCGATCAGCAGAATGGTATAGCCCTCGCGGGCATATTTCTTGGCCTCGGTGTGAACTTTCGTGACCAGTGGGCAGGTAGCGTCAATGGTCGCCAGACCCAGCTGCCGGGCACGTTCGCGCACCACCGGGCTAATGCCGTGGGCACTGAAGATCACGGTCTCGCCGTTTTCAGGGAGCGCCTCGATGGCGTCGAGGTCCTCAACAAAGTGAACACCGCCGCCCGCGCGCAACCGCTCGACCACCGTGTGGTTATGGACAATGGAGTGGTACACCGTGACTGGCTTTTCCTCAGTGCGGGCCGCTTTCTCCACCGCCTGGATGGCCATGACCACGCCCGCGCAAAAGCCCCGCGGTTTGGCCAGATGAATGCGCTCGATCATGTCAGACAGTGTAGGGGAGAGCCGGGTTGCAAAAAGCGAGAGGAATGAGCCTTGGACGCCATCTGCCCCTGTCCCGGCTGGCACGCCCTGCCCTCAGCACCGCTGCGCCAATAGCGCTCGTAGTCACCAGTAGAAACGACATTTTCCAGGTCTCTTTGGTCCAGACGCAGGCCCCATCCAAGTGAATGCCCGGCCACTGTGGCCGAATCAGTCCACCACGGTAAAGCCCAGCTTGTCGGCCTGTTCTACAAAGAAATTGATGTTCTCGCTGAGGGTCTGCGGCCCCAGGCTCTTGCGGTTGTGCTCGCCGGTGGCCGCGATAATCAGGGTTTCTGCCAGACAGGCAGGAACCGCCCCTTCACCGAACTGCAGGTCGATGTTGCTGGTCATGCCGCCGGGAGGCCGGACCACGCCTCCGGGAATGATGCGCACACCAGGAACTTTTTCGACGCTCTGATCGACGTCTGCCGGCCGTCCCTCATCGAAGATCCAGGCGCCCGGCTTGACATGCTGCGGGAAGATCACTGGATTGGGGTCGCTGGTCGCCGTGAAGATCAGATCCGCTTCATTGAGGGTGTCGTAGCTGGTGGTGGTGACGATCTCGGTGTCCTTGTTGGCCCGGCGCAGGGTCGCTGCGCTGCGCTCCAGACGCTCCATATCGCGCCCGATCATGATCAGGCGGCCCACCTGGGGTGCGATGGTCCGCGCAATCCCGAAGGCGACGACCCCATTGGCCCCGACGATGCCGGCAGTCGCTGCCTTGAGGTCCCGTCCGGTCTCCTGAAAGTGCTGCAGGATGCCGGGAATCGCGGCCTTGATGGTCCCGGAGGTGTAGGCTCCACCGTTGGTGATGGTGATCTCGGGCACGGCCGCCTGCACGTCCACGCCCTTGTTGCCCACCACCGACCAGAAGGCCCCCAGGCCAAAGACCTCTGCGCCCAGTTCGTGGGCCAGTCGTGCTCCTTCGATGGCACGCTGGGTCGCCAGTTCCGGCTGGTCACGGAAAACGTCGGGCAACAGCGGGCTCGACAGCAGGTAACAGCGGATCGCCTTGCCGTCAACCGTCCGGATGCCACGCAGTTCTCCGACCTTCATAGGACGCAGCCGCTCGGCCATCTGGCGGACACTGGCCTCACTGACCACGCCCCGTTCCACCAGGGGCCGCAACCAGGCGAAGCGCTGCGCCGACCAGAAATTCTCCAGCGTCATGGGGTGAATCATGAAGGCGGCAACCACTTCGTCGTTGCGTTTGCCTGCCAGCGGTACCTCATCACCGAAGCGCGGCTCCGTGCCGTCCAGAATGCGCCCCAGGTTCTCTTTGAAGCGCCACGCGGCCGTGACCAGCAGTCCCAGGGCCGCGAGCCGGGCAGGGACCCCCACGGGAATCAGCAGCGTGGCCAGTGTGAAGGCCAGGAGCGCCGAGAGCGTTGCGCTGCTGACAAAGCCCCAGTACCCAACGACGCCGGCGTAGACCAGCACGGGCAGAAGAGCCGCCCAGAAGGGTACGGCCCCTGTGACTGGCAGTGCTGCCAGAGTACCCAAAAGCACCAGATTGCCCCGGCCACGCGGACGCGTGTTGCCGAACAGCGCGCGTGGTGGGTTGAGATGGCCCAGGTAAGCTGCCAGGGCTGCCAGCACCGTGAGGTCTGGCTGCTGAAGACTTGACGCCATCAGCACCGCCAGGAACCCCTTGAGAAAATCCAGTGAGGCCGACGCGACGGCGAGACCGGGTCCCACGCGCCGCAGGACGTTTTCGACGCCCAGGTTATGGGCATTGTTCAGCCGGACGTCAACGCCCGCGCGGGTCAGCAGCGCATGACCGATGGGAACGCTACCCACAAGAAAAGCCACCAGCAGGAGCAGCGCGGACAGAAACAACATGCCGGGCATTCTAGACCAGCCGCACCTGGAATCAGCGCGGGCCTCCGGATCTGCCGGATCACTCGCCTGCTATGTAGGGCTAAAGCAGATCTGGTTGGCTGGCGACCGCTGTCACAAAGATCTACAGTTCCTGGGCGTGATCCTGTTCCCAGACCAGGTCTCGCAATACCCAGCCACTGCCGGGGAAGCGTAGACCAAGGCGCAGTTCACCGAGCAGATATTCACGCACGACATGTACGTCCAGACCGCCTTCGACCAGGTCCCCCAGATTGCGTTCGCCGTCCAGTTCTTTGGCTACTGGATGCAGGTTGGCACGCTGGCCGGCTGGCATCATGCGCAGACTGAACCAGGCGAAATGATCCAGTGGTTCCAGGCGCCCTTCGCGAACGGCCTCGGTGACCTGCTGGGCAACATCAAAGAGCGGCACTTCCGACTCCCTTGACGCAGCACGGATGCTCAGGCCGTCTTCGCGGTCAAAGAGCCCCAGTTCTCCCCGGAAGTAGCGGCTGGGGCTGCCGATCACGGCGCACAACGTTTCCCACTCGTCGGCGGCCCGGGCCCAGTCGGTTGTGAAGTGTTCGTAAGGCCCCAGCGGCGTGCCAGTGACCTCGCGAGGCACAAACTGAAAAGAGCCGGATTCGGGCAGCAGCGGCGCTGCCTGGAGGGCCTCGCGACCCATCCAGTCGAGGATGCCACCAGCGACGATCTCGCCCTGCCGGAAGGCCACGGTAAAGGGTACGTTCGTCTGCACGTCCAGAACCCCAGTCTGACGGGTGGCATGCACGAGTTCGAGCACACCCAGGAGCGGAAGATCAGTCAGCAAACCCTGCATTGCTGCCCAGCCTAGCACCCAACGTTAGACCCGGAACGACAGTCGTTCTCTTGTGGGGTGGGTCTCACTGGTCAAATCAGTCCAGGCAGCACCTAACTGGGAGGCCACATCAGTGGCACTCAGACCATAGCCGTGAAGCTGACCGGCACGTTCACCGGCACGTGCATGGAGCCTGACCCCAGCCACAGCCGCCTGTACCACGTCCATTCCCTGTCCCAGAAGGGACGCCAGGATGCCGGAAAGGGTATCGCCCATTCCCGCGCTGGCCATCCCAGGATGTCCCCCCTGGGCAACACTCAGGCCCCCCGAATACGCAACGACACTGGGCCCGCCCTTGAGCACCACCACCCCGCCCAGCTGTTCCTGCAGGGCCCGGGCAGCCTCCAGGGGATAACGGGTCAGCTCCGGGGTGGAAGTCCTCAGCAGGCGCGCGGCCTCACCTGGATGAGGCGTCCACAGGCATGAGTCATGTCCATGACCTATCAATTCCGGTTGCAGGGCGTCGGCGTCCAGCACTGTGGGAATGTTCCACGACAGTACCCGGCGCGCGATATGAGCGGCGTCCGGACCCAGACCCATGCCCACGGCCACGGCGTCGGGCCGGCGGTCACCAAAGGCCCTGAACGCTGCGTCCCATACTGAATGACGGTGCACCATCAGTTCCGGCATCACCAGCGGGATTTCGGCCACCGAATGCACCGTGACCAGGCCCGAGCCGGTCCGCAGGGCTCCGGCAGCTGTCAGAGCGGCGGCTCCCACTGTTCCCGGATGACCACCCAGAACCCAGACGTGTCCAGCCGTGCCTTTGTGCGCGTCGTTGCGGCGTGCCGGCAGCATGGCCCCCACCTCGGCGTCCGTAGGGCGCACAGCCAGTGCCTGTGCCTGCACCCACGCGGCAGGCACGGTCAGCGGCACCAGGGTCACGGCGCCTGCGCGCGCCGCCGATTCTCCGAACAGCAGGGCTGGCTTCCAGCCCATCAGGCTCACCGTGTGCTGTGCCTGCACGGCAAGGCCCGCCTCGGCGCTGTGGGCGTCTATTCCACTGGGAATGTCGATACTCAGAACTGGGCAGCTCGCCGCGTTAATGATGTGAACAAGCGTGTCCAGTGGGGCCCGCAGAGGTGGTGTGAACCCGGTGCCCAGCAGACCGTCCACAAGCAGAGCGGCAGCCTCCACCGAGCGCTGCGCCGCTGCTGCTTTCAGCGGGCGGCACGCCACCCCTACGGCCTGCAGGCGGCGGCGGTTGAGCTGTGTCAGCCGGTGACGGGCGGGCAGGGCCAGGACCTCCACCTCGCGGCCCTGCACATGCAGATGCCGGGCGGCCACCAGCGCGTCGCCCCCATTTGCTCCGCCTCCAGCCAGGAAGAGCACACGCCCAGCCGGAT is a window of Deinococcus deserti VCD115 DNA encoding:
- a CDS encoding bifunctional ADP-dependent NAD(P)H-hydrate dehydratase/NAD(P)H-hydrate epimerase, translated to MPQYVLTAAQASAVDQQLQRAGLLDLAMEEAGSAVARLVQQQYPAGRVLFLAGGGANGGDALVAARHLHVQGREVEVLALPARHRLTQLNRRRLQAVGVACRPLKAAAAQRSVEAAALLVDGLLGTGFTPPLRAPLDTLVHIINAASCPVLSIDIPSGIDAHSAEAGLAVQAQHTVSLMGWKPALLFGESAARAGAVTLVPLTVPAAWVQAQALAVRPTDAEVGAMLPARRNDAHKGTAGHVWVLGGHPGTVGAAALTAAGALRTGSGLVTVHSVAEIPLVMPELMVHRHSVWDAAFRAFGDRRPDAVAVGMGLGPDAAHIARRVLSWNIPTVLDADALQPELIGHGHDSCLWTPHPGEAARLLRTSTPELTRYPLEAARALQEQLGGVVVLKGGPSVVAYSGGLSVAQGGHPGMASAGMGDTLSGILASLLGQGMDVVQAAVAGVRLHARAGERAGQLHGYGLSATDVASQLGAAWTDLTSETHPTRERLSFRV
- a CDS encoding glycerol-3-phosphate acyltransferase; amino-acid sequence: MLFLSALLLLVAFLVGSVPIGHALLTRAGVDVRLNNAHNLGVENVLRRVGPGLAVASASLDFLKGFLAVLMASSLQQPDLTVLAALAAYLGHLNPPRALFGNTRPRGRGNLVLLGTLAALPVTGAVPFWAALLPVLVYAGVVGYWGFVSSATLSALLAFTLATLLIPVGVPARLAALGLLVTAAWRFKENLGRILDGTEPRFGDEVPLAGKRNDEVVAAFMIHPMTLENFWSAQRFAWLRPLVERGVVSEASVRQMAERLRPMKVGELRGIRTVDGKAIRCYLLSSPLLPDVFRDQPELATQRAIEGARLAHELGAEVFGLGAFWSVVGNKGVDVQAAVPEITITNGGAYTSGTIKAAIPGILQHFQETGRDLKAATAGIVGANGVVAFGIARTIAPQVGRLIMIGRDMERLERSAATLRRANKDTEIVTTTSYDTLNEADLIFTATSDPNPVIFPQHVKPGAWIFDEGRPADVDQSVEKVPGVRIIPGGVVRPPGGMTSNIDLQFGEGAVPACLAETLIIAATGEHNRKSLGPQTLSENINFFVEQADKLGFTVVD
- a CDS encoding DUF1294 domain-containing protein translates to MVAFIAMGHDKRLATQLRRRTPEKNLHRLEAWGGWAGSLAAQLLLRHKTRKASYQRIYRPIALGWVTACAVVGTLHLLQRFYI
- the ispH gene encoding 4-hydroxy-3-methylbut-2-enyl diphosphate reductase, encoding MIERIHLAKPRGFCAGVVMAIQAVEKAARTEEKPVTVYHSIVHNHTVVERLRAGGGVHFVEDLDAIEALPENGETVIFSAHGISPVVRERARQLGLATIDATCPLVTKVHTEAKKYAREGYTILLIGDSARHQEVIGTRGEAPDHTILVGVLGQAHNEDSGLNDPHTVEVPDPSRVVVLTQTTLSVDDTRRTVDVLRSRFPALVVPPSEDLCYATKNRQDAVKAIAPVVDMFLVLTSTHSSNGMRLLELARSLCGRAERLETVADLQMLDLSGVRSVGITSAASTPDDLVQAVVEHFRSLNPLLQVTEEGEWENIEFREPRKILPTDQLPRTMQ
- a CDS encoding [LysW]-aminoadipate kinase, coding for MIIVKVGGSAGIDYDAVCADLAARWKAGERLVLVHGGSGETNRIAEALGHPPRFVTSPSGYTSRFTDRETLEIFEMVYCGKMNKGIVERLQRLGVNAVGLSGLDGRIFEGRHKDSVRAVENGKVKVLRGDHTGTVEKVNTELIELLLGAGYLPVLTPPAASYEGVAINVDGDRAAAALAVALKADALLLLSNVPGLLRAYPDESSLIREIPASNVEDYLEFAQDRMKKKVLGAAEAVQGGVKRVIFGDARAGQPVTAALEGAGTVVS
- a CDS encoding DUF4388 domain-containing protein, with amino-acid sequence MQGLLTDLPLLGVLELVHATRQTGVLDVQTNVPFTVAFRQGEIVAGGILDWMGREALQAAPLLPESGSFQFVPREVTGTPLGPYEHFTTDWARAADEWETLCAVIGSPSRYFRGELGLFDREDGLSIRAASRESEVPLFDVAQQVTEAVREGRLEPLDHFAWFSLRMMPAGQRANLHPVAKELDGERNLGDLVEGGLDVHVVREYLLGELRLGLRFPGSGWVLRDLVWEQDHAQEL
- the rimP gene encoding ribosome maturation factor RimP, which produces MNNNTTDNSTLQQIAHAAVEPLGFEVLEVQVQSQGGEKIVLVRVDRLDEQPVTMEDLTKASRAAEAEFDRLDPVAGEYRLEFESPGSKRPLTRARHFERMLGLKARVRGEGHAFTAPIKAVSGDQVTFDVSGQDVTVSASAVQANLAEFPDRHR
- a CDS encoding septum site-determining protein MinC; this translates as MKLRGTLGGLNLLLEPGDTAHSVGELLAVRTDLLVSHVTLEIQGDADPGAVEAALQAIRAAGGTPGRIRAPRVTVPGPSSEAAPGTLVVNSRTQIVPHTVRAGFRGEYPGSVIVLGDVNPGAEIVASGDVIVVGALRGVAHAGQGGHAEAIVWARPIASTQIRIGDAVARAPEGSSLSNMRRSEGPPAAEIARLQDGQIVIDVQK
- the nusA gene encoding transcription termination factor NusA, which translates into the protein MTQPEINFADALREVAQARNINELQLIEAFEQSLAQAYTRNVEPDKRIEVHLDPQSGELEVLVVREVVEKVEDEHLQISLADALELDPGVEIGMEMEFPVDREKFSRIALQAAKQTLTQKMRETERNVVFNEYKDREGQVLTAQVVRSDNKGNWFVELGAGEAILPPREQIPGEKLTPGNRVKIYLKEVRKTPKGPTILASRADERLLDYLLKQEIPEVANGIVEVKAISREAGQRSKVAVFSHNSNVDPIGACIGHRGNRIQAVTGELGRERVDVILWDANTREFIRNALSPAKVGLIEVQPDRREATVTVTPDQLSLAIGKGGQNVRLAAKLTGFKIDLRETAAISDLDAAMQQALQDDQDGRDGDDTAKSAFDALFKDSKSVATASPDDTQD
- a CDS encoding S1 RNA-binding domain-containing protein, with the translated sequence MVQLDSGAVAEGRITRVTDFGAFIQFENGETGLVHMSQIAHSFVRNIHDHVREGDTVEVKVLGRDERGRLDLSIKELLEEPEEIPRPRAIGRQSPQFEAKLRSFMRDAKERTTGGGGKKPATKRKK
- a CDS encoding S1C family serine protease; amino-acid sequence: MKRPLPLLLLTGALALGSFVGYQANERQNSPAETASVTSSTPVEEESIQGQMVPATNRPAAFNQARARTESEANTVQVVKDRQDGLVYISVTESSSGSEQAQLRQRLQEQFGLPELPGGNGARSGTGSGFFVSAAGDIITNNHVIEGASEITIRLHGNKKTYKAKVIARAPDFDLALIRAEGVPREDIQALPLGDSSRLDVGLKAIAMGAPFGLDFSVSEGIISSLERTVPVGTKQVNQQVIQTDAAINPGNSGGPLLNSAGEVIGVNTQILTGGIGQSAGVGFAIPINTVKKLLPQLQAGKGGVIRTPTLGIQFTDLSALSDEERKAYNLPASGALLQQVYPNSPAARAGLKGGSEAATVSDTGGGSAQIATDGDIITAVDGQAITEGDDLRRAVIGKQIGDRLTLTVRRGSKTREVTVQLQAFDFPQASGQE